A single window of Microbispora hainanensis DNA harbors:
- a CDS encoding hemerythrin domain-containing protein, with the protein MDRQSRPETMRENDVIDLLTQQHVLIRELFDEVDRGQGEERKEAFSRLVRLLAVHETAEEEIVHPYARRKLVDGDTIVDNRLQEEEEAKEMLSRLDDMDVTTAEFSQELERLRAAVFAHAAAEERYEFSELKASTSEAERKAMAVGVKAAEAMAPTHPHPGVESAMENVLLGPPVAIMDRARDLIRKAMGKSESGEG; encoded by the coding sequence ATGGACCGCCAGTCAAGGCCGGAGACCATGCGGGAGAACGACGTGATCGATCTCCTGACACAGCAGCACGTCCTCATCCGGGAGCTGTTCGACGAGGTCGACAGAGGCCAGGGGGAGGAGCGCAAGGAGGCGTTCAGCCGCCTGGTTCGCCTGCTCGCCGTCCACGAGACGGCGGAGGAGGAGATCGTCCACCCGTATGCACGGCGCAAGCTGGTCGACGGCGACACGATCGTGGACAACCGCCTCCAGGAGGAGGAAGAGGCGAAGGAGATGCTCAGCCGCCTCGACGACATGGACGTGACGACGGCGGAGTTCTCCCAGGAGCTGGAGAGGCTGCGGGCCGCCGTGTTCGCCCACGCCGCCGCCGAGGAGCGCTACGAGTTCTCCGAGCTCAAGGCGAGCACGTCCGAGGCCGAGCGCAAGGCGATGGCCGTGGGGGTCAAGGCGGCCGAGGCGATGGCTCCCACCCACCCGCACCCCGGGGTCGAGTCGGCGATGGAGAACGTCCTGCTTGGTCCACCGGTCGCGATCATGGATCGTGCCCGTGACCTGATCCGCAAGGCGATGGGCAAGTCGGAGTCCGGCGAAGGCTGA
- a CDS encoding response regulator transcription factor translates to MATPQQRRILVVEDDATIANAVRLRLVAEGFDVRVASDGEGALAAYAKAEPDLVVLDRLLPGLDGLEVCRRMQAARPVPVLMLTALGEETDVLVGLGVGADDYITKPFSMRELVARIHALLRRVERASLLAHEDAVIRVGDVEINTAERRVFVRGAEAQLTRTEFDLLRRLAERPGQVFERERLLSDIWGFSEAAATRTVDSHVRALRRKLGPEVVRTVHGVGYALVRP, encoded by the coding sequence ATGGCTACCCCTCAGCAACGCCGCATCCTCGTGGTCGAGGACGACGCCACCATCGCGAACGCCGTACGGCTCCGGCTCGTGGCGGAGGGTTTCGACGTACGCGTCGCGAGTGACGGCGAGGGGGCGCTCGCGGCCTATGCGAAGGCGGAGCCGGACCTCGTCGTCCTCGACCGGCTGCTGCCGGGCCTGGACGGGCTCGAAGTGTGCCGCAGGATGCAGGCCGCCCGCCCGGTGCCGGTGCTCATGCTGACCGCGCTCGGCGAGGAGACGGATGTCCTTGTCGGCCTGGGCGTGGGGGCCGACGACTACATCACCAAACCGTTCAGCATGCGGGAGCTCGTCGCGCGGATCCACGCCCTGCTGCGGCGGGTGGAGCGGGCCAGCCTGCTGGCCCACGAGGACGCGGTGATCCGGGTCGGCGACGTCGAGATCAACACGGCCGAGCGCCGCGTGTTCGTCCGCGGGGCCGAGGCCCAGCTCACCCGGACCGAGTTCGACCTGCTGCGGCGTCTCGCCGAGCGGCCCGGTCAGGTCTTCGAACGCGAACGGCTGCTGTCGGACATCTGGGGCTTCTCCGAGGCAGCCGCGACCCGGACCGTGGACAGCCACGTCCGCGCGCTGCGCCGCAAGCTCGGCCCGGAGGTCGTCCGCACCGTCCACGGCGTGGGATACGCGCTCGTCCGTCCATGA
- a CDS encoding DUF3817 domain-containing protein, producing the protein MIDVESALNFYRVMAYIVGVMLLVLCAAMVVEYGFDSDTMVAVVGPIHGFLYMIYLVAAINLGLIKARWSVGYLLLVLIAGTIPFLSFVMERSVTERARRRIATAS; encoded by the coding sequence ATGATCGACGTGGAATCCGCGCTCAATTTCTACCGCGTCATGGCCTACATCGTCGGCGTGATGCTGCTCGTGCTGTGTGCCGCCATGGTCGTCGAGTACGGGTTCGACAGCGACACGATGGTCGCGGTCGTCGGGCCGATCCACGGCTTCCTCTACATGATCTATCTGGTGGCCGCGATCAACCTGGGCCTGATCAAGGCCCGTTGGTCGGTCGGCTATCTGCTGCTGGTGCTCATCGCGGGCACGATCCCGTTCCTGTCCTTCGTGATGGAGCGCAGCGTCACCGAGCGGGCGCGCAGGAGGATCGCCACCGCTTCGTGA
- the ggt gene encoding gamma-glutamyltransferase: protein MRSVVVASLGLVTFAGFLAPPVHASPAAKEVKRPVAEGYGGAVATVDLDASKAALSVLRQGGNAMDAAVAGAAALGVTEPYSAGLAGGGFIVYYDARKRKVTTIDGREAAPRAMTSTAFEGIPFDEAVTSGLSVGVPGSVAQWDLALRRYGTMPLRQVLRPAIEIAEKGFVVDQTFHDQTEQNAARFADFTSTASLYLPGGQPPPVGSVFRNRDLARTYRELGVRGPDWLYGGELGREIVATVKKPPVRKGATRNVRTGLMEVSDLRAYRALERPPTKVTYKGLDVYGMAPPSSGGSTVGEALKILEALPKVGLHEYLEASRLAFADRNAYVGDPAYVNVPLDRLLSDGFAKERACLIGPRAMAHPAAPGSPDGSYGPCPSGAAEGSVPEEKKEGPETTHLVVTDRWGDVAAYNITIEQTGGSGIVVPGRGILLNNELTDFTFGPAPGDPNLPAPGKRPRSSMAPTIVLKNGKPLLAVGSPGGSTIITTVLQILLNRLDFGMSLPEAVAAPRASQRNTAATQAEPAFADRYGAELTALGHTLTDVPGPPVGEIGAATGLEFLRDGRVQAVAEPGRRGGGSALVVSPRR, encoded by the coding sequence ATGAGAAGCGTCGTCGTCGCGTCGCTGGGACTGGTCACGTTCGCGGGCTTCCTCGCGCCGCCCGTCCACGCTTCACCGGCCGCGAAAGAGGTCAAGCGGCCGGTCGCGGAGGGGTACGGCGGGGCGGTGGCCACCGTGGACCTCGACGCGAGCAAGGCCGCGCTCTCGGTGCTGCGCCAGGGCGGTAACGCGATGGACGCGGCGGTGGCGGGCGCCGCGGCGCTGGGCGTGACCGAGCCCTACTCTGCGGGGCTGGCCGGGGGCGGCTTCATCGTCTACTACGACGCGCGCAAGCGGAAGGTGACCACGATCGACGGGCGCGAGGCCGCGCCGAGGGCGATGACCTCGACGGCGTTCGAGGGCATCCCGTTCGACGAGGCCGTCACGAGCGGGCTGTCGGTCGGCGTCCCTGGCAGCGTGGCGCAGTGGGACCTGGCGCTGCGCCGTTACGGCACGATGCCGCTGCGCCAGGTGCTGCGCCCCGCGATCGAGATCGCCGAGAAGGGCTTCGTCGTCGACCAGACGTTCCACGACCAGACGGAGCAGAACGCCGCCCGCTTCGCCGACTTCACCTCGACCGCCTCGCTCTACCTGCCGGGCGGGCAGCCGCCGCCGGTCGGCTCGGTCTTCCGCAACCGCGACCTCGCGCGCACCTACCGTGAGCTGGGCGTCCGCGGCCCCGACTGGCTGTACGGCGGCGAGCTCGGCCGCGAGATCGTCGCCACCGTGAAGAAGCCGCCGGTGCGCAAGGGAGCCACCCGGAACGTCAGGACCGGCCTGATGGAGGTCTCCGACCTCAGGGCCTACCGGGCGCTCGAACGGCCGCCCACCAAGGTCACGTACAAGGGCCTCGACGTGTACGGCATGGCGCCGCCGTCGTCCGGCGGATCCACGGTGGGGGAGGCGCTGAAGATCCTTGAGGCACTCCCGAAGGTCGGCCTGCACGAATACCTGGAGGCGTCCCGGCTCGCCTTCGCCGACCGCAACGCCTACGTCGGCGACCCGGCGTACGTGAACGTGCCGCTGGACCGGCTGCTGTCCGACGGCTTCGCCAAGGAGCGCGCCTGCCTGATCGGCCCGCGGGCGATGGCCCACCCCGCCGCGCCCGGTTCGCCCGACGGCTCCTACGGACCATGCCCCTCGGGGGCTGCGGAAGGTTCGGTCCCAGAGGAGAAGAAGGAGGGGCCGGAGACCACCCATCTCGTGGTGACCGACCGCTGGGGCGACGTGGCCGCCTACAACATCACGATCGAGCAGACCGGCGGCAGCGGGATCGTGGTGCCGGGCCGCGGCATCCTGCTCAACAACGAGCTGACCGACTTCACCTTCGGCCCGGCGCCGGGCGACCCCAACCTGCCCGCTCCCGGCAAGCGCCCGAGGTCGTCGATGGCCCCGACCATCGTGCTCAAGAACGGAAAGCCGCTGCTCGCCGTCGGCTCGCCCGGCGGTTCGACGATCATCACGACCGTGCTGCAGATCCTGCTGAACCGGCTCGACTTCGGCATGTCGCTCCCGGAGGCCGTGGCCGCTCCGCGCGCCTCGCAGCGCAACACCGCCGCCACCCAGGCCGAGCCCGCGTTCGCCGACCGGTACGGCGCGGAGCTGACCGCGCTCGGTCACACGCTGACGGACGTCCCCGGCCCGCCGGTGGGTGAGATCGGCGCGGCGACCGGCCTGGAGTTCCTGCGCGACGGCCGCGTCCAGGCGGTCGCCGAGCCGGGCAGGCGCGGCGGAGGCAGCGCCCTCGTGGTCAGCCCGCGGCGCTGA
- a CDS encoding response regulator transcription factor, producing MIRVLLADDQALVRAGFRALLDAQEGMTVVGEAGDGEQAVRLSRELRPDVVLMDIRMPGTDGLTTTRRIGDDPALSDVKIVMLTTFELDEYVFEALRGGASGFLVKDTEPAELIQAVRVVASGDALLSPGVTRRLIAEYVARAKEPAIATRLDPLTEREREVLALVGTGMTNDEIAARLYMSPATAKTHVSRTMTKLHARDRAQLVVIAYESGLVKPGWV from the coding sequence GTGATACGCGTCCTGCTCGCCGACGACCAGGCGCTGGTGCGGGCCGGGTTCCGGGCCCTGCTCGACGCCCAGGAGGGCATGACCGTCGTCGGCGAGGCGGGCGACGGCGAGCAGGCCGTCCGGCTCAGCCGCGAGCTGCGTCCCGACGTGGTGCTGATGGACATCCGCATGCCCGGCACCGACGGCCTGACGACCACCCGCCGCATCGGCGACGACCCCGCCCTCTCCGACGTGAAGATCGTCATGCTCACCACGTTCGAGCTGGACGAGTACGTCTTCGAGGCCCTGCGCGGCGGCGCGAGCGGCTTCCTGGTCAAGGACACCGAGCCTGCCGAGCTGATCCAGGCCGTGCGGGTGGTGGCCTCCGGCGACGCGCTGCTGTCGCCCGGCGTGACACGCCGGCTCATCGCCGAGTATGTCGCCCGCGCCAAGGAGCCCGCCATCGCGACCCGCCTCGACCCGCTCACCGAGCGGGAGCGGGAGGTGCTCGCGCTCGTGGGCACCGGCATGACGAACGACGAGATCGCCGCCCGGCTCTACATGTCCCCGGCGACCGCCAAGACCCACGTGAGCCGCACGATGACCAAGCTGCACGCGCGCGACCGCGCCCAGCTCGTCGTCATCGCGTACGAGTCGGGCCTGGTCAAGCCCGGCTGGGTCTGA
- a CDS encoding SURF1 family protein produces the protein MLRTLLAPRLVALHLLVIGVLVSFTFLGRWQLGVFEASGAPKRAPDPAPVAVTELAQVGQHVNGTAISRRVTATGTYDAAHQLLVADRVADVAAPGGRAAQGDGFWLLTPLRLADGTVVPVVRGWVARADDPAAAVPEGTVTVTGRLRPAEQTDDVMRSGNLPAGQVATVSTAELINLWPDARVRDGFVVATAQEPPSRVTPVAVSPPTLGSGFNWRNLAYALQWWIFALFAVYMWFHFVRDALRGRREREQEPERAPGEPGPLEPQPSESQLSEPQSSGLQPPEPRSPEPRSPGPQSSEPAAHVEA, from the coding sequence ATGCTCCGCACCCTCCTGGCTCCCCGGCTGGTGGCCCTGCACCTGCTGGTCATCGGGGTGCTCGTGTCCTTCACCTTCCTCGGCCGCTGGCAGCTCGGTGTCTTCGAGGCGTCGGGCGCCCCGAAGCGGGCCCCCGACCCCGCGCCCGTGGCCGTCACCGAGCTGGCGCAGGTGGGGCAGCACGTGAACGGCACCGCGATCAGCCGCAGGGTGACCGCCACGGGGACCTACGACGCCGCGCACCAGTTGCTGGTGGCCGACCGGGTCGCCGACGTGGCCGCCCCCGGCGGCCGGGCGGCCCAGGGGGACGGATTCTGGCTGCTCACGCCACTGCGGCTCGCGGACGGCACGGTCGTCCCCGTCGTACGCGGCTGGGTCGCCAGGGCGGACGACCCCGCCGCGGCCGTGCCCGAGGGCACCGTGACCGTGACCGGGCGGCTACGGCCGGCCGAGCAGACCGACGACGTCATGCGCAGCGGCAACCTGCCGGCCGGTCAGGTCGCGACGGTGTCGACGGCGGAGCTGATCAACCTGTGGCCGGACGCGCGGGTGCGGGACGGTTTCGTCGTCGCGACCGCGCAGGAGCCGCCGTCCCGCGTCACGCCGGTGGCCGTGTCGCCGCCGACCCTTGGCAGTGGGTTCAACTGGCGCAACCTGGCCTATGCCCTCCAGTGGTGGATCTTCGCGCTGTTCGCCGTCTACATGTGGTTCCACTTCGTCCGTGACGCCCTGCGCGGGCGGCGGGAACGCGAACAGGAACCAGAGCGGGCGCCGGGTGAACCGGGGCCGTTAGAGCCGCAGCCGTCCGAGTCTCAGTTATCAGAGCCGCAGTCATCCGGGCTCCAGCCGCCCGAGCCCCGGTCGCCCGAGCCCCGGTCGCCCGGGCCCCAGTCGTCCGAGCCCGCCGCGCACGTGGAGGCCTGA
- a CDS encoding TetR/AcrR family transcriptional regulator, producing MTTSAAAPAAASAPRRRRGPALEAALLDAAWDELVETGFAKLTMESVAARAGTGIAVLYRRWANKDELVLAALEHYRSRHPIELPDTGTLRGDLLAALTGMGETRAAFFAVTAAAAFSGLLAGTGLTPSQVRDRIIGDQRLPRVQAIYQRAHDRGEIDLERIPPAVLAMPFDLVRHDLLMNLKPVPPARIRSIVDELFLPLVSGRAT from the coding sequence GTGACCACATCTGCCGCCGCGCCTGCCGCCGCGTCTGCTCCGCGACGCCGACGCGGGCCCGCGCTGGAGGCCGCGCTGCTGGACGCGGCCTGGGACGAGCTGGTCGAGACCGGCTTCGCGAAACTGACCATGGAGTCCGTCGCCGCCCGCGCCGGCACCGGCATCGCGGTGCTGTACCGCCGCTGGGCCAACAAGGACGAGCTCGTGCTCGCCGCGCTCGAGCACTACCGGAGCAGGCACCCGATCGAGCTCCCCGACACCGGGACCCTGCGCGGCGATCTCCTCGCCGCGCTCACCGGCATGGGGGAGACCCGCGCCGCCTTCTTCGCCGTCACCGCGGCGGCCGCCTTCTCGGGGCTGCTGGCCGGCACCGGGCTCACCCCGTCCCAGGTGCGCGACCGGATCATCGGCGACCAGCGGCTACCGCGCGTCCAGGCCATCTACCAGCGCGCCCACGACCGCGGCGAGATCGATCTGGAGCGGATCCCGCCCGCGGTGCTCGCCATGCCGTTCGACCTGGTGCGCCACGACCTGCTCATGAACCTGAAACCCGTGCCGCCCGCCCGCATCCGGTCGATCGTCGACGAGCTCTTCCTCCCCCTCGTCAGCGGGCGGGCCACCTGA
- a CDS encoding MDR family MFS transporter, producing the protein MTETTEAKLSPQVKKALIALLVGGIAAILDSTMVTLAIHTLVVKLHTTTGTIQWVTTGFLLAVAVAIPVTGWAERRWGGKRVWMAALVLFVLASVLCAAAWNGASLIGFRVLQGFGAGLIFPLMQTLAVRAAGGQVDSRLMATVSLPIALGPILGPVIGGVILDWLSWRWLFLINVPVIAAGLLLAWRFLPADRPGATSGRGRLDWTGLALLAPALAGILLGLSQLSREGGIGHAGVLAPLVAGVVLLAAFVAWAARPGEREPIVDVRLLRVRSLGSASAVLFTAGAAMYAGMFLLPLYYQQLRGDSVLDAGLLLIPQGVGALASRFVVGGLADRFGARAVTIGGFLLTAVATVPFALAGPDTSLWWLGAVLLVRGLGTGVVLIPPMSVAYQDIRPTDIPHATMNTRIAQQVGASFGTAVVAVALQSLLGDGAAAAFHGAFWWAIGIAVVAVVPAVVLPARTRASRAATPVHGDEATSPRTAAPEEVA; encoded by the coding sequence ATGACGGAGACCACTGAGGCGAAGCTGTCGCCGCAGGTGAAGAAGGCGCTGATCGCGCTGCTCGTGGGCGGGATCGCGGCGATCCTCGACTCCACGATGGTGACGCTGGCGATCCACACATTGGTGGTGAAGCTGCACACGACCACCGGCACGATCCAGTGGGTCACCACCGGATTCCTGCTGGCGGTGGCCGTCGCGATCCCGGTCACCGGGTGGGCGGAGCGCCGCTGGGGCGGCAAGCGGGTCTGGATGGCCGCGCTGGTGCTGTTCGTGCTCGCCTCGGTGCTGTGCGCGGCGGCGTGGAACGGCGCGAGCCTGATCGGCTTCCGGGTGCTGCAGGGCTTCGGCGCCGGGCTGATCTTCCCGCTGATGCAGACGCTCGCGGTGAGGGCCGCGGGCGGACAGGTCGACAGCCGGCTGATGGCGACCGTCAGCCTGCCGATCGCGCTCGGCCCGATCCTCGGCCCGGTGATCGGCGGGGTGATCCTCGACTGGCTGAGCTGGCGCTGGCTGTTCCTCATCAACGTGCCCGTGATCGCCGCCGGGCTGCTGCTGGCGTGGCGGTTCCTGCCCGCCGACCGCCCCGGCGCCACGTCCGGGCGCGGGCGCCTGGACTGGACCGGTCTGGCGCTGCTCGCACCGGCGCTGGCGGGGATCCTCCTCGGCCTCTCGCAGCTCTCCAGGGAGGGCGGGATCGGCCACGCCGGGGTGCTGGCGCCGCTGGTCGCCGGGGTCGTCCTGCTGGCCGCGTTCGTCGCGTGGGCGGCGCGGCCCGGCGAGCGCGAGCCGATCGTCGACGTCCGGCTGCTGCGCGTCCGCTCGCTCGGCAGCGCCTCCGCGGTTCTGTTCACCGCCGGCGCGGCGATGTACGCCGGCATGTTCCTGCTGCCGCTGTACTACCAGCAGCTTCGGGGCGACAGCGTGCTCGACGCCGGGCTGCTGCTGATCCCGCAGGGTGTCGGCGCGCTCGCCTCGCGCTTCGTGGTCGGCGGGCTGGCCGACCGGTTCGGGGCACGCGCCGTGACGATCGGCGGCTTTCTGCTCACCGCCGTCGCCACCGTCCCCTTCGCGCTCGCGGGGCCGGACACGAGCCTGTGGTGGCTGGGAGCAGTGCTGCTGGTCCGCGGCCTGGGGACCGGGGTGGTGCTGATCCCGCCGATGTCCGTCGCCTACCAGGACATCCGGCCGACGGACATTCCGCACGCCACCATGAACACCCGCATCGCCCAGCAGGTGGGAGCGTCGTTCGGCACCGCCGTGGTCGCCGTCGCCCTGCAGTCGCTCCTCGGCGACGGCGCCGCGGCCGCCTTTCACGGCGCGTTCTGGTGGGCGATCGGCATCGCCGTCGTGGCGGTCGTCCCCGCCGTCGTCCTCCCGGCCCGTACGAGGGCGAGCCGGGCGGCGACGCCGGTGCACGGCGACGAGGCCACGAGTCCCCGGACGGCCGCACCGGAAGAGGTGGCGTGA
- a CDS encoding sensor histidine kinase, whose amino-acid sequence MRSAVFHRIDPVLPIIVGILQVFLSIGAQYGQLRNPDLGRVPLTWWGFGLLLVGPIAIALRRRAPVAVLVVTLTATSVYMLSDFAYGPVFLSPIIVICNAVVSGHRRAAWLSAGAFFLFVVAYATWLIPHRASLFHHTAVAAYLLLTLTVAEFYRMRRERLAERQRMAREAARRQASEERLTMAQELHDVLAHNISLIHVQASTALHILDDHPEQARTALATIKQASKDVLTEMRGVLSLLREGAPRSPTAGMANLADLIERSGLPVDLEVTGQERPLPAGIDRAGYRIVQESLTNVSRHAPGSRVTVRVAYGPEELTVVIEDDGAGTARAEAGLGGGNGIPGMRERAAALGGSLAAGPRPGGGFRVEARLPLPPSADQKEPK is encoded by the coding sequence GTGCGCTCCGCCGTGTTTCACCGCATCGATCCCGTTCTGCCGATCATCGTGGGGATCCTTCAGGTGTTCCTGTCGATCGGCGCCCAGTATGGGCAGTTGCGAAACCCGGATCTCGGACGGGTGCCGCTGACCTGGTGGGGCTTCGGGCTGCTGCTGGTCGGGCCGATCGCGATCGCGCTGCGCCGCCGCGCCCCGGTCGCCGTGCTGGTCGTCACGCTCACGGCCACCTCGGTCTACATGCTGTCCGACTTCGCGTATGGACCGGTGTTCCTCAGCCCGATCATCGTGATCTGCAACGCGGTGGTGTCGGGGCACCGCCGCGCGGCGTGGCTGTCGGCAGGGGCGTTCTTCCTGTTCGTGGTCGCCTACGCCACCTGGCTCATCCCCCATCGGGCGAGCCTCTTCCACCACACCGCGGTCGCGGCCTACCTGCTGCTCACGCTCACCGTCGCGGAGTTCTACCGGATGCGCCGCGAGCGCCTCGCCGAACGTCAGCGGATGGCGCGGGAGGCGGCCCGGCGGCAGGCGAGCGAGGAACGGCTCACCATGGCCCAGGAGCTGCACGACGTGCTCGCCCACAACATCTCGCTGATCCACGTGCAGGCGTCCACCGCCCTGCACATCCTGGACGACCACCCCGAGCAGGCCCGCACCGCCCTGGCCACGATCAAGCAGGCGTCCAAGGACGTGCTGACCGAGATGCGCGGCGTGCTGAGCCTGCTCAGGGAGGGCGCGCCGCGCTCCCCCACGGCGGGGATGGCCAACCTGGCCGACCTCATCGAGCGCAGCGGCCTGCCGGTCGATCTGGAGGTCACCGGGCAGGAGCGTCCGCTGCCCGCCGGCATCGACCGGGCCGGCTACCGGATCGTGCAGGAGTCGTTGACCAACGTCTCGCGGCACGCGCCCGGCTCGCGGGTGACCGTACGCGTGGCGTACGGGCCGGAGGAGCTGACCGTGGTGATCGAGGACGACGGCGCGGGGACGGCGCGGGCCGAGGCGGGCCTCGGCGGCGGCAACGGCATCCCCGGCATGCGCGAACGGGCCGCGGCGCTCGGCGGGTCGCTCGCGGCGGGCCCCCGGCCCGGCGGCGGCTTCCGCGTCGAGGCCCGTCTCCCCCTTCCCCCATCCGCCGACCAGAAGGAGCCGAAGTGA
- a CDS encoding NAD(P)/FAD-dependent oxidoreductase, which yields MPSPGVTIIGSGFAGLCMAIKLKEAGYHDFVILEKAGELGGTWRDNSYPGCACDVPSPLYSFSFELNPGWSRLFSPQEEIWDYLRACARKYGLEPHLRFGKEVCGLEYDDERALWRVSTGDGETFETHAVVSGVGALHVPSFPEIPGRERFTGTAFHSARWDHSADPAGKRVAVVGTGASAVQFVPVLAEQASRLTVFQRTPPWIQPKPDLPIDGRLKRAMEAPGGARLLRDAVYWLLETRAVGFTIDPRLMKVHQAMAERHLARQVPDPGLRAKLTPDYTIGCKRILLSNDYYPALTRDNVELVTDSITEIRQRSIVDAAGREHEVDMIVWGTGFKVVDALNEQHIVGRNGVKIQDAWSDGVEAYYGITTTGFPNLFFLLGPNTGLGHSSVVFMIESQVRYVMDCLRLLSKTKARALDVRPAAQRAFNDRLQRRLDRLVWNEGGCTSWYLDEHGRNRALWPGFTFEYWARTRKVKPEAYELIGARC from the coding sequence ATGCCCAGTCCGGGCGTCACGATCATCGGTTCCGGGTTCGCCGGGCTGTGCATGGCCATCAAGCTCAAGGAAGCCGGCTATCACGACTTCGTGATCCTGGAGAAGGCGGGCGAGCTCGGCGGCACCTGGCGGGACAACAGCTATCCCGGCTGCGCCTGCGACGTCCCCTCGCCGCTGTACTCCTTCTCGTTCGAGCTCAACCCCGGCTGGTCGCGGCTGTTCTCTCCACAGGAGGAGATCTGGGACTACCTGCGGGCCTGCGCCCGGAAGTACGGCCTGGAGCCCCACCTGCGGTTCGGCAAGGAGGTCTGCGGGCTGGAGTACGACGACGAGCGGGCCCTGTGGCGGGTGTCGACAGGCGACGGGGAGACCTTCGAGACCCACGCCGTCGTCTCCGGCGTCGGGGCCCTGCACGTGCCGTCATTCCCCGAGATCCCCGGCCGTGAGCGCTTCACCGGCACGGCGTTCCACTCCGCCCGGTGGGACCACTCCGCGGACCCGGCCGGCAAGCGCGTCGCGGTCGTCGGCACCGGCGCGTCGGCGGTCCAGTTCGTCCCGGTCCTCGCGGAGCAGGCGAGCCGGCTCACCGTCTTCCAGCGCACGCCGCCGTGGATCCAGCCCAAGCCCGACCTGCCGATCGACGGACGGCTGAAGCGGGCCATGGAGGCGCCCGGCGGCGCCCGGCTGCTGCGCGACGCCGTCTATTGGCTGCTGGAGACCCGGGCCGTGGGCTTCACGATCGACCCTCGGCTGATGAAGGTCCACCAGGCCATGGCCGAGCGCCATCTGGCCCGGCAGGTGCCCGACCCCGGGCTGCGCGCGAAGCTGACGCCCGACTACACCATCGGCTGCAAGCGGATCCTGCTGTCCAACGACTACTATCCCGCGCTGACCAGGGACAACGTCGAGCTGGTCACCGACAGCATCACCGAGATCAGGCAGCGGTCGATCGTGGACGCCGCGGGGCGCGAGCACGAGGTCGACATGATCGTGTGGGGCACCGGCTTCAAGGTGGTCGACGCGCTCAACGAGCAGCACATCGTCGGCAGGAACGGCGTCAAGATCCAGGACGCGTGGAGTGACGGCGTCGAGGCCTACTACGGGATCACGACCACGGGTTTCCCCAACCTGTTCTTCCTGCTCGGCCCCAACACCGGTCTCGGGCACTCCTCGGTGGTCTTCATGATCGAGTCACAGGTGCGCTATGTCATGGACTGCCTGCGGCTGCTGTCGAAGACCAAGGCCAGAGCCCTCGACGTACGGCCGGCGGCGCAGCGGGCCTTCAACGACCGCCTCCAGCGGCGGCTCGATCGGCTGGTGTGGAACGAGGGCGGCTGCACGAGCTGGTATCTCGACGAGCACGGCAGGAACCGCGCGCTGTGGCCAGGCTTCACCTTCGAATACTGGGCACGCACCCGGAAGGTGAAGCCGGAGGCCTACGAGCTCATCGGCGCAAGGTGCTGA